The stretch of DNA CTCGGCCACAACCTCTCGGTGATCGTCACCCTCGCCGACGGCGGCGCGTACGCGGCCCAGGCCGCACCCGAACGCGGCCGGGAGGCGCTGCTGCTGATCGGCGACACCAGCCGCCAGGCGCTCGGCGAGCTGCGGCGGGTGCTCGGCGTGCTGCGGGACCAGGGCGAGGAGAACGCCGAGTTCACCCCGCAGCCGGGCCTGGCCGAGCTCGACGGGCTCTGCGCGCGGATCCGCGCGGCCGGCCCGCAGGTGGTCTACTCGGTGACCGGCGGGCTGGCCGGCCTGGACCGGGGCGTGGAGCTGATGGCGTACCGGATCGTGCAGGAGTCGCTGACCAACACCCTCAAGCACGCCGGCCCCGAGACCCGCGCGCAGGTCTCCCTCACCGTGGAGGGCAGCCGACTGCGGGTGCGGGTCCGCGACAGCGGCCCGGCGGCTGCCTCCGTTCCGGCTCCGGCGGAGTGGGAGCCGGAGCCGGCACCCGCACGGGAGGTGCACGAGGGGCATGGGCTGGCCGGGATCCGCGAGCGGGCGGCCCTGTACGGCGGCACCGTCGTGGCGGGCCCGGCACCCGGCGGCGGCTGGGCGGTGGAGGCCGTGCTCGCCCTCGCATCCGGCACGCGCGAGGCCGCTGACGCTTCCCAGGCCGTTGACGGCACCGACACCCCCGACACCCCCAATGTCTCCGGCACCTCCGTACCGATGGGCAGCCTCACGTGACCACCCTGCTGATCGTCGACGACCAGCCGCTGCAGCGGTACGGCTTCCGGATGCTGCTGGAGAGCCAGCCCGACACCGAGGTGGTCGGCGAGGCCGCGCACGGGGCCGAGGCGGTGCGGCTCGCGGCGGAGCTGCGGCCGGACGTGGTGCTGATGGACATCCGGATGCCCGGGATGGACGGCATCGAGGCCACCCGCAGGATCGTGGCCACCGGC from Kitasatospora sp. MMS16-BH015 encodes:
- a CDS encoding sensor histidine kinase encodes the protein MRHPEPLADPLPGHPVFARLAQLGQRVRQADRARPWALDAAVVGLVVLLFCLPDLFHGGVEGPREHRLHFARLPLGAMLALQAGLVLPLLWRRRRPTAAFAAVMAVFLLQWSLGAALRADVALLFALYSLALHGRLRHLAWACAAMVAAAGLVAVEVSSGLPVGDALFFLGSAATAAVALGIAVRIRRAQLAGLRERAARLEIERDQRSRLAAVTERTRIAREMHDILGHNLSVIVTLADGGAYAAQAAPERGREALLLIGDTSRQALGELRRVLGVLRDQGEENAEFTPQPGLAELDGLCARIRAAGPQVVYSVTGGLAGLDRGVELMAYRIVQESLTNTLKHAGPETRAQVSLTVEGSRLRVRVRDSGPAAASVPAPAEWEPEPAPAREVHEGHGLAGIRERAALYGGTVVAGPAPGGGWAVEAVLALASGTREAADASQAVDGTDTPDTPNVSGTSVPMGSLT